The genome window AGTAGAACAACGTGCCTGCGTCATCCGGCTGACTCGCCCCGGATGAGGCAAATGCTCCGGGCGTGATCGCTTCGATCGCCTGGTAGCCAATGGCCCAGACCACGCCAGCGAGCAGATAGATGCTGGCCGAAGCGCTGAGCAGCGCAAGCGTCACGTGCCGGGTGAGAAGCACGCGTCGAATCGACATGATCAAAGCGATCACGCCGCAGCCGACCAAGCAGAGGCTGGCCAAAGCCTGGATCACACCGCGGTCTTGCGGTGCGATGAACTGCAACCCAGTTGCGACCGCGACCAAGCCGATGCACAGGCTCAGCTGCAGGCGATGTGTCGAGACGCCGAGCACGATCAACACCAGAAAGAGGTGGAATCCCGTCTGGGTTGCGATGGACGAAACG of Planctomycetota bacterium contains these proteins:
- a CDS encoding potassium channel family protein, coding for MNEPIDQLRPLTPLQAHGALTLMVLQLFVAPYAMREHGSVSSIATQTGFHLFLVLIVLGVSTHRLQLSLCIGLVAVATGLQFIAPQDRGVIQALASLCLVGCGVIALIMSIRRVLLTRHVTLALLSASASIYLLAGVVWAIGYQAIEAITPGAFASSGASQPDDAGTLFYFSFVTLTTLGYGDVSPVTPIARSAAITEAVFGQLFLVLLIGRLVSLHIMATPERTAA